Proteins found in one Triticum aestivum cultivar Chinese Spring chromosome 4D, IWGSC CS RefSeq v2.1, whole genome shotgun sequence genomic segment:
- the LOC123099363 gene encoding stilbene synthase 2-like, which yields MPGADLRLASLLGLAPSVRRTMLYLNGCNIGSTVLRVAKDIAENNRGARVLVVCAELTLILLRAPEDEADKATLIMQALFGYGAGAVIVGADANRGSAERPLFEMVAASQTVIPGSERAAAGRLSEDGLLFRPAVEMTTPIRENVEQCLVDALRSLGLSGGWNRLFWAVHPGGRAILDGVEAVLRLDTEKLAASRHVLSEYGNMSGPTVIFVLDEIRRRHGEHGVGRDGLGVLLGLGPGISVETIVLHATGNY from the coding sequence ATGCCGGGCGCCGACCTCCGGCTGGCCTccctcctcggcctcgccccctccgtccgccgcaccATGCTCTACCTCAACGGCTGCAACATCGGCTCCACCGTGCTCCGCGTCGCCAAGGACATCGCCGAGAACAACCGCGGCGCCCGCGTCCTCGTGGTCTGCGCCGAGCTCACTCTCATCCTTCTCCGCGCCCCTGAGGACGAGGCCGACAAGGCCACGCTCATCATGCAGGCTCTGTTCGGTTACGGCGCGGGCGCCGTGATCGTCGGCGCCGACGCGAACCGTGGCTCCGCCGAGCGCCCGCTCTTCGAGATGGTGGCCGCGTCGCAGACCGTGATACCGGGGTCTGAGCGCGCCGCGGCCGGACGGCTCAGCGAAGACGGGCTCCTCTTCCGCCCCGCCGTCGAGATGACAACGCCGATTCGCGAGAACGTCGAGCAGTGCCTGGTAGACGCGCTGCGATCGCTCGGCCTGAGCGGTGGCTGGAACCGTCTCTTCTGGGCGGTGCATCCAGGGGGCCGAGCAATCTTGGACGGCGTGGAGGCGGTGCTCCGgctggacacggagaagctggcggCGAGCCGCCATGTATTGAGCGAGTACGGGAACATGTCCGGGCCGACAGTGATCTTTGTGCTCGACGAAATACGGCGACGCCACGGAGAGCATGGGGTTGGACGTGACGGCCTGGGTGTGCTACTGGGGCTCGGACCGGGAATTTCCGTTGAGACCATAGTGCTGCACGCCACTGGTAATTACTAG